A genomic segment from Agelaius phoeniceus isolate bAgePho1 chromosome 2, bAgePho1.hap1, whole genome shotgun sequence encodes:
- the SLC67A2 gene encoding major facilitator superfamily domain-containing protein 9 isoform X2, with translation MEEEEEDEAGGGRATTASPAASARFVRCLYAVGFLDLFGVSMVVPLMNLHIKSLGASHTVAGIIGSLYGIMQLFTSTFVGCWSDIVGRQYSLLACILLSALGYFLLGNSTTVFLFAISRVLVGIFKHTLSISKALLSDLVSERDRPLVMGRFNAASSVGFILGPVVGGYLAELKGGFYQTAFICASIFLLNGGLVWMLPWSEENTSNRNHYQDKETNSFSAKSNHKHHLKSATSRAVTNSSFFQSPWIQAATVLKKIKGIACSNLWDVFLVRFLMSVAILLYYSNFTLALEERFGVKPLFSGYLMSYSSALGVLAGCLLGPITRLYGHNTYRLLLHSSTFTCTLILLYASAPSIWMVILSSTFLAFSTTIGRTCIIDLELTVGGNEASGTLLGVGQSVTSVGRIIAPLLSGIAQEFSPCGPPSLAVGLALVAIVIMNANKQKYHSHGSGKLKDQ, from the exons atggaggaggaggaggaggatgaggctGGCGGCGGCCGGGCGACCACAGCGAGCCCGGCCGCGTCCGCCCGCTTCGTGCGGTGCCTCTACGCGGTGGGATTCCTG GATTTATTTGGGGTGAGCATGGTGGTTCCTTTAATGAATCTTCATATCAAATCTCTAGGAGCAAGTCATACAGTTGCTGGAATCATAG gaTCTCTCTATGGTATCATGCAGCTATTTACCAGCACATTTGTG GGCTGCTGGAGTGATATAGTAGGAAGACAGTATTCCCTGCTTGCTTGTATTCTTCTCAGTGCACTGGGTTACTTCCTTCTTGGAAATTCCACCACAGTGTTCCTGTTTGCTATTTCTAGAGTCCTTGTAG GTATTTTCAAACACACACTGTCCATCTCTAAAGCCCTGCTGTCTGACCTGGTCTCGGAGAGGGATCGCCCTTTAGTAATGGGGCGCTTCAATGCAGCCTCCAGTGTGGGCTTCATTCTGGGACCTGTTGTTGGTGGCTATCTTGCAGAGCTCAAAGGTGGCTTTTACCAAACGGCCTTCATCTGTGCCTCCATCTTCCTTCTGAATGGTG GTCTTGTCTGGATGTTACCCTGGAGTGAAGAAAACACTAGCAATAGGAACCATTACCaagacaaagaaacaaacagttTCTCAGCAAAATCAAATCATAAACATCACTTGAAATCAGCAACTAGTAGAGCTGTGACAAACAGTAGTTTTTTCCAGTCTCCATGGATCCAAGCTGCAACAGTGCTGAAGAAAATTAAAGGAATAGCATGCTCTAATTTGTGGGATGTATTTTTAGTACGGTTCCTGATGTCTGTTGCTATACTGCTGTACTATAGTAATTTTACTCTGGCCTTGGAGGAGAGATTTGGGGTGAAACCCTTGTTTTCTGGATACCTCATGAGCTATAGCAGTGCGCTTGGAGTCCTGGCTGGTTGTTTGCTCGGGCCAATAACAAGACTCTATGGACACAACACTTACAGACTTCTGTTGCACTCCAGCACTTTTACCTGCACGCTGATTCTCCTGTATGCCTCAGCACCGAGCATATGGATGGTCATTCTGTCCTCCACCTTCTTGGCCTTCTCCACCACTATTGGCCGTACCTGTATCATTGATCTGGAGCTGACTGTCGGTGGGAACGAGGCCAGCGGGACGCTCCTGGGTGTGGGACAGTCAGTGACATCAGTGGGACGTATAATTGCCCCACTCCTTTCTGGAATTGCTCAGGAGTTCAGTCCTTGTGGCCCTCCAAGTCTAGCTGTGGGACTAGCATTAGTTGCTATTGTGATAATgaatgcaaacaaacaaaaataccaTAGTCATGGAAGTGGGAAGTTAAAGGATCAGTAG
- the SLC67A2 gene encoding major facilitator superfamily domain-containing protein 9 isoform X1: MTAKIVLRRMFDLFGVSMVVPLMNLHIKSLGASHTVAGIIGSLYGIMQLFTSTFVGCWSDIVGRQYSLLACILLSALGYFLLGNSTTVFLFAISRVLVGIFKHTLSISKALLSDLVSERDRPLVMGRFNAASSVGFILGPVVGGYLAELKGGFYQTAFICASIFLLNGGLVWMLPWSEENTSNRNHYQDKETNSFSAKSNHKHHLKSATSRAVTNSSFFQSPWIQAATVLKKIKGIACSNLWDVFLVRFLMSVAILLYYSNFTLALEERFGVKPLFSGYLMSYSSALGVLAGCLLGPITRLYGHNTYRLLLHSSTFTCTLILLYASAPSIWMVILSSTFLAFSTTIGRTCIIDLELTVGGNEASGTLLGVGQSVTSVGRIIAPLLSGIAQEFSPCGPPSLAVGLALVAIVIMNANKQKYHSHGSGKLKDQ; the protein is encoded by the exons ATGACAGCTAAGATTGTATTACGGAGGATGTTT GATTTATTTGGGGTGAGCATGGTGGTTCCTTTAATGAATCTTCATATCAAATCTCTAGGAGCAAGTCATACAGTTGCTGGAATCATAG gaTCTCTCTATGGTATCATGCAGCTATTTACCAGCACATTTGTG GGCTGCTGGAGTGATATAGTAGGAAGACAGTATTCCCTGCTTGCTTGTATTCTTCTCAGTGCACTGGGTTACTTCCTTCTTGGAAATTCCACCACAGTGTTCCTGTTTGCTATTTCTAGAGTCCTTGTAG GTATTTTCAAACACACACTGTCCATCTCTAAAGCCCTGCTGTCTGACCTGGTCTCGGAGAGGGATCGCCCTTTAGTAATGGGGCGCTTCAATGCAGCCTCCAGTGTGGGCTTCATTCTGGGACCTGTTGTTGGTGGCTATCTTGCAGAGCTCAAAGGTGGCTTTTACCAAACGGCCTTCATCTGTGCCTCCATCTTCCTTCTGAATGGTG GTCTTGTCTGGATGTTACCCTGGAGTGAAGAAAACACTAGCAATAGGAACCATTACCaagacaaagaaacaaacagttTCTCAGCAAAATCAAATCATAAACATCACTTGAAATCAGCAACTAGTAGAGCTGTGACAAACAGTAGTTTTTTCCAGTCTCCATGGATCCAAGCTGCAACAGTGCTGAAGAAAATTAAAGGAATAGCATGCTCTAATTTGTGGGATGTATTTTTAGTACGGTTCCTGATGTCTGTTGCTATACTGCTGTACTATAGTAATTTTACTCTGGCCTTGGAGGAGAGATTTGGGGTGAAACCCTTGTTTTCTGGATACCTCATGAGCTATAGCAGTGCGCTTGGAGTCCTGGCTGGTTGTTTGCTCGGGCCAATAACAAGACTCTATGGACACAACACTTACAGACTTCTGTTGCACTCCAGCACTTTTACCTGCACGCTGATTCTCCTGTATGCCTCAGCACCGAGCATATGGATGGTCATTCTGTCCTCCACCTTCTTGGCCTTCTCCACCACTATTGGCCGTACCTGTATCATTGATCTGGAGCTGACTGTCGGTGGGAACGAGGCCAGCGGGACGCTCCTGGGTGTGGGACAGTCAGTGACATCAGTGGGACGTATAATTGCCCCACTCCTTTCTGGAATTGCTCAGGAGTTCAGTCCTTGTGGCCCTCCAAGTCTAGCTGTGGGACTAGCATTAGTTGCTATTGTGATAATgaatgcaaacaaacaaaaataccaTAGTCATGGAAGTGGGAAGTTAAAGGATCAGTAG